Proteins from one Salmo salar chromosome ssa07, Ssal_v3.1, whole genome shotgun sequence genomic window:
- the LOC123743741 gene encoding uncharacterized protein C4orf54-like codes for MASKMTDHINSDTFKEDIVAKECANGYLSGFLGTSCCAQVPILNENIMASTESQQDVGNGAHTRDFTPKEDAENTPVDEQNDNEDLQYTDMLSEQSESDDHVSLVLSGDCDDCAPCSREDETHYITTHEIQLSELSDHDVDYDIEQGWDDKQVNSFVDDAAFDSDGTTAGREERVKSNQGLANRGAAVSTKMESDLGDRDKGAISEKGLSKKQKNVAGQIHLSIRTTSRVINKPSNVQENQNNLYRAKHAADMSRYVFRGAGDANTEKFCDSAKCFIASPGRFHFGGKLKGKDVNEYSSGASSAFSDLDDADKEVRNLTARAFKSLAYPYFDAINFSTSSESSASELGLNRWSTFVDLKYGNMNMYQRRGPNIGSNKSSTSSSEIAKNKDNKGYKGLVLANTKTHPNKLFALNGALSGHYNPSSAAKKCEFTGEFGQGHSGIITLTETLNVCCNVTSGMSGSERRSKCAKNATGSRSTDDVTNTLPSRQGSEASKHPCNEGETMEDTHKKAILASSLLKNVISKKMQFEQERKMERGEISEPYHAPSPFLKQEPEITHRERDRTTPKESKDFQRQNSKYSEASSDLTIVCVDELGDLVDTSSCDAKDDCRRQDSLIIASETNLESTNEVGIDAKIGAFEASKSTLLRSQNSAFRSWRDGELEFQKEHKNDKTPEEKPSSSTDNQGEMDLYTDPGNSKLIKMTHLLVPNIQLLLSNEIEVSKPLQTMNYLTRAPADQGEGGVKLGTNNTLYVADPRSIVTSKSPEIKISLRSVKKNKGDPFNVAKLVPPNIGCNSVKLIKPGDESRCQALATALKAESSEKLPHLMVRDIRDHRAKLQTPIHQVRDVRKLVKSSYHFVSLDNNATACDFHSDQKLSKKESYRNPSSLSPIKIKYQSVNSNSNVNGKQSVNQTENSTFKLNEDSFEVFRSSPQQEVAKSGIRRASGRVPLGNTKQLKGDSSQGPIEKTPDIGDKTKPESKLSNLAALEKLQDAVKTMERLYVFDRNEWKRKSEPPSILSDSHVLSLISSKEDGSEKEGVNVANAMVAMPTFNMDKLIWRDSYPNSDKIPPAMTTSPSCKTAPPKRKDCV; via the coding sequence ATGGCGAGTAAGATGACTGATCATATCAACAGTGATACATTTAAGGAGGATATTGTCGCAAAGGAGTGTGCCAATGGCTATCTATCCGGGTTTCTTGGAACTTCCTGCTGCGCCCAGGTTCCCATTCTGAATGAAAACATTATGGCCAGCACCGAATCACAACAAGACGTTGGTAATGGAGCGCACACCCGAGATTTTACCCCAAAAGAGGACGCAGAAAATACACCTGTTGATGAACAAAATGACAATGAAGATTTACAATACACTGACATGTTAAGCGAGCAAAGTGAATCGGATGATCACGTGAGCTTGGTGCTGTCCGGTGATTGTGATGATTGCGCGCCTTGCAGTAGGGAGGATGAGACTCATTACATAACCACGCACGAGATCCAGCTCTCCGAGCTTTCAGATCACGATGTCGACTATGATATCGAGCAGGGGTGGGATGATAAACAGGTCAACTCTTTTGTCGATGATGCTGCTTTTGACAGTGATGGAACGacggcagggagagaggagagggtgaaaagCAATCAGGGTCTGGCTAATAGAGGAGCAGCAGTCAGCACTAAGATGGAAAGTGATCTCGGTGACAGGGACAAGGGCGCCATCTCAGAGAAAGGTCTGTCAAAGAAGCAAAAGAATGTTGCAGGGCAGATCCACCTGTCAATCAGAACGACTTCCCGAGTTATAAATAAGCCTAGCAACGTCCAAGAAAATCAAAATAATCTTTATCGTGCCAAGCACGCCGCAGACATGAGTCGCTATGTTTTTAGAGGAGCTGGGGATGCAAATACGGAGAAATTCTGTGATAGCGCTAAGTGTTTTATTGCCTCCCCCGGACGCTTTCACTTTGGTGGCAAATTAAAAGGGAAAGATGTTAACGAGTATTCCAGCGGAGCATCCAGCGCTTTCAGTGATCTTGACGACGCCGATAAGGAAGTGCGAAACTTGACTGCCAGAGCGTTCAAGAGTTTAGCATACCCGTATTTCGATGCCATCAATTTCAGCACCTCCAGCGAGTCCTCCGCTTCCGAGCTGGGGCTGAACAGGTGGTCAACTTTTGTTGACCTTAAATATGGCAACATGAACATGTATCAGAGACGGGGACCGAATATAGGGTCTAATAAAAGTTCTACGTCATCCTCAGAAATTGCTAAGAATAAAGACAATAAAGGATATAAGGGTTTGGTATTGGCTAACACTAAAACGCACCCGAACAAGCTCTTTGCTTTGAATGGCGCCCTTTCTGGTCACTATAACCCATCTTCCGCAGCAAAGAAATGTGAGTTTACGGGGGAATTTGGGCAGGGGCACAGTGGGATTATTACGCTCACAGAAACATTAAATGTTTGTTGTAATGTCACGTCCGGGATGTCGGGGAGTGAAAGGCGCTCAAAATGTGCAAAAAACGCAACAGGATCACGTTCCACAGATGACGTTACCAACACATTGCCAAGCCGCCAGGGGAGTGAGGCCAGCAAGCACCCATGTAATGAAGGGGAAACCATGGAAGACACACACAAGAAAGCAATATTAGCCTCGAGCCTTCTTAAAAATGTAATTTCTAAGAAAATGCAGTTTGAGCAGGAGCGCaaaatggagaggggggagataagCGAGCCCTATCACGCGCCATCTCCCTTTCTCAAACAAGAGCCCGAAATTACGCACAGGGAGAGGGATAGGACTACACCAAAGGAGTCTAAGGATTTTCAAAGGCAGAACTCGAAATACTCAGAGGCGAGTTCTGACCTAACTATTGTTTGTGTGGATGAATTAGGGGATTTAGTGGACACCAGCTCATGCGATGCCAAAGACGACTGTCGGAGACAAGACAGTTTAATTATTGCATCAGAAACGAATTTAGAGTCGACAAATGAAGTAGGAATCGATGCTAAAATAGGAGCATTCGAAGCGTCCAAAAGCACGCTGCTACGAAGTCAAAATAGCGCATTCAGATCCTGGAGGGACGGTGAGCTAGAgtttcaaaaggaacataaaaacgATAAAACTCCAGAGGAGAAACCGTCTTCGTCCACCGACAACCAGGGGGAAATGGACTTGTACACTGATCCAGGCAACAGTAAGCTTATCAAAATGACACATTTGCTTGTGCCAAATATCCAACTACTACTATCCAATGAGATAGAAGTTTCAAAACCCCTGCAGACTATGAATTATTTAACCCGCGCGCCCGCGGAtcaaggagagggaggtgtgaagTTGGGCACCAACAACACCCTATACGTCGCTGATCCTAGAAGTATTGTAACATCTAAATCGCCGGAAATTAAAATCAGTTTACGgagtgtaaaaaaaaacaaaggcGACCCGTTCAACGTTGCAAAGCTGGTGCCTCCCAATATAGGCTGTAACTCAGTCAAACTGATAAAGCCAGGAGACGAGTCCAGGTGCCAAGCGCTCGCTACGGCGTTGAAGGCTGAGTCTTCCGAAAAATTACCACACCTCATGGTCAGAGACATACGAGACCACAGGGCCAAGCTGCAAACACCTATACACCAAGTTAGAGATGTGCGTAAATTGGTTAAAAGTTCTTATCACTTTGTGTCTTTGGATAATAACGCTACCGCCTGCGACTTTCACTCAGATCAGAAACTTTCCAAAAAGGAATCTTATAGAAACCCTTCGTCGCTTTCCCCCATCAAAATAAAGTATCAGTCTGTGAATAGCAATAGCAATGTGAATGGGAAGCAATCTGTAAATCAAACAGAGAATTCTACATTTAAGCTCAACGAGGATTCATTTGAAGTTTTCAGGTCATCACCCCAGCAAGAGGTGGCCAAAAGCGGCATCCGAAGAGCGTCAGGGAGAGTGCCATTAGGCAATACAAAACAACTGAAAGGTGATTCGTCCCAAGGCCCCATTGAGAAAACACCTGACATCGGTGACAAGACAAAACCTGAGTCTAAATTGTCCAACCTGGCTGCCTTGGAGAAATTACAGGATGCAGTCAAAACCATGGAGCGGCTGTATGTTTTTGATAGAAATGAGTGGAAGAGGAAATCCGAGCCACCCTCTATATTATCAGACAGTCATGTGCTCTCTCTCATATCCAGCAAGGAGGATGGGTCAGAGAAGGAGGGAGTGAATGTGGCCAATGCCATGGTGGCCATGCCAACATTTAACATGGACAAGCTCATCTGGAGAGACTCGTACCCAAACTCTGACAAAATCCCACCTGCGATGACCACCTCGCCCAGCTGCAAAACGGCACCACCCAAGCGAAAGgactgtgtttaa
- the LOC106608610 gene encoding uncharacterized protein C4orf54 homolog, which translates to MPMAQSMASAQLQMYCFSPTMAPQAVPHTQRKMLFDPSTGNYYLVDTPVQPATCRLFDPETGQYVEVPISQQPMSPVPMSMPQMPPVPMSMPISPLALSPRSYGPTYTIYPGFMPRGSPMGSSQ; encoded by the coding sequence ATGCCCATGGCTCAAAGCATGGCGTCTGCCCAACTTCAGATGTACTGCTTCTCCCCGACCATGGCCCCACAAGCCGTGCCCCACACTCAGAGAAAGATGCTCTTTGACCCCAGCACAGGGAACTACTACCTGGTGGACACCCCTGTCCAGCCGGCCACCTGCCGCCTCTTCGACCCCGAGACGGGCCAGTACGTGGAAGTGCCCATCTCCCAACAGCCCATGTCCCCCGTGCCCATGTCCATGCCCCAAATGCCGCCCGTGCCCATGTCCATGCCCATCTCGCCCTTAGCCCTGAGCCCCAGATCCTACGGCCCCACCTACACGATCTACCCAGGTTTTATGCCCAGGGGTTCTCCAATGGGAAGCAGCCAATGA